A portion of the Calothrix sp. 336/3 genome contains these proteins:
- the hpf gene encoding ribosome hibernation-promoting factor, HPF/YfiA family has translation MKLVIHGKNIEITDAIREYVHHKIEKAVSHFQNITNEVDVHLSVARNPRITPRQAAEVTIFANGNVIRAEESSENLYASIDLVADKIARQLRKYKERRQDKKTQAPATIEGIVQPAVVTDLIGDRTPELPNEVVRTKYFAMPPMTLDEALEQLQLVGHDFYMFRNIETGEINVIYERNHGGYGVLQPRNNNGHSNGHSNNGHANSKGNQMHIVH, from the coding sequence ATGAAGCTTGTCATCCACGGTAAAAACATTGAAATCACCGATGCAATCCGAGAATATGTGCATCACAAGATTGAGAAGGCGGTGAGTCATTTTCAAAACATCACGAATGAAGTGGATGTGCATCTGAGCGTAGCTCGCAACCCCCGAATAACTCCCAGGCAAGCGGCAGAAGTCACGATTTTTGCCAACGGAAATGTTATCCGTGCCGAGGAAAGCAGCGAGAACTTATACGCCAGCATTGATTTAGTTGCAGATAAAATCGCTCGACAATTACGCAAATATAAAGAACGTCGTCAAGATAAGAAAACTCAAGCCCCAGCAACCATAGAAGGTATAGTACAACCTGCGGTGGTGACAGATTTAATTGGCGATCGCACTCCCGAATTACCCAATGAGGTGGTGCGTACCAAATATTTTGCCATGCCACCCATGACCCTAGATGAGGCGTTAGAACAGTTACAACTAGTGGGACATGATTTTTATATGTTCCGCAATATTGAAACCGGGGAAATTAACGTTATTTACGAACGCAACCACGGCGGTTATGGAGTTCTACAACCTCGCAATAACAACGGTCATAGCAATGGTCATAGTAACAATGGTCATGCCAATAGTAAAGGGAACCAGATGCATATTGTGCATTAG
- the lipB gene encoding lipoyl(octanoyl) transferase LipB, producing MMYSHKTENPRCLLYKRGVTPYLEALEWQRSLLAERVQNPQLEDVLILLEHPSVYTLGQGATLDFLKFDPQQTDYEVHRIERGGEVTYHCPGQLVGYPILNLRRHQQDLHWYLRQLEEVLILLLSIYGLQGERVAGFTGVWVEGKKVAAIGIKVSRWITMHGFALNVCPNMRGFQQIVPCGIADKPVASLAEWLPDIHIEQVREDVALSFAKVFGVHFLETENCGK from the coding sequence ATGATGTACAGTCACAAAACCGAAAATCCGAGGTGTTTGCTATACAAGCGGGGTGTGACACCTTACTTAGAAGCCCTGGAGTGGCAGCGATCGCTATTGGCAGAACGTGTTCAAAATCCGCAGTTGGAGGATGTACTAATTCTCCTAGAACACCCAAGCGTCTATACCCTGGGGCAAGGTGCAACCCTAGATTTCTTGAAATTTGACCCCCAACAAACAGACTATGAAGTCCACAGGATTGAGCGAGGTGGAGAAGTGACTTACCATTGTCCAGGGCAACTAGTTGGTTATCCAATTTTAAATTTACGTCGTCATCAGCAAGATTTACATTGGTACCTTCGGCAACTAGAGGAAGTTTTAATCCTGCTTCTGAGTATTTACGGTTTACAAGGGGAGCGCGTTGCCGGTTTTACTGGAGTCTGGGTTGAAGGCAAGAAAGTGGCGGCGATCGGCATCAAAGTCAGTCGCTGGATTACCATGCATGGCTTTGCATTAAACGTTTGCCCCAATATGAGAGGTTTTCAGCAGATAGTTCCCTGTGGTATTGCCGATAAACCTGTGGCAAGTTTAGCTGAATGGCTGCCTGATATTCATATAGAGCAAGTCCGGGAAGATGTCGCTCTCAGCTTTGCCAAGGTGTTTGGTGTGCATTTCTTGGAGACTGAAAACTGCGGGAAATGA
- a CDS encoding peroxiredoxin, whose translation MAVKIGDRAPNFTLPSQNGSTVSLGDFQGKSLVLYFYPKDDTPGCTAESCAFRDQYEVFKAAGAEVVGVSSDSPESHQKFAAKYQLPFILLSDKGDQVRKQYGATAILGLFPGRVTYVIDGKGVVQYVFDSMLNFKGHVEEALKTIQSM comes from the coding sequence ATGGCTGTGAAAATTGGCGATCGCGCTCCAAATTTTACTCTTCCCTCTCAAAATGGTTCCACGGTGAGCTTAGGGGACTTTCAAGGGAAGTCACTAGTTTTATACTTTTATCCTAAGGATGATACCCCCGGATGTACCGCAGAATCCTGTGCTTTTCGTGATCAATACGAAGTCTTTAAAGCTGCGGGTGCAGAGGTGGTGGGTGTGAGTAGCGATTCCCCAGAATCTCACCAAAAATTTGCCGCCAAATACCAGTTACCCTTTATCCTATTAAGCGATAAAGGTGACCAGGTGCGCAAACAATATGGAGCAACTGCCATACTTGGTTTGTTTCCTGGTCGTGTTACCTACGTGATTGACGGCAAAGGTGTGGTGCAATATGTATTTGATTCCATGCTTAACTTCAAAGGACACGTTGAAGAAGCATTGAAAACAATCCAAAGTATGTAG
- a CDS encoding acyltransferase family protein: protein MRLTSLDIFRGITIAGMILVNMASIAEPNVYPALLHAEWHGCTLADLVFPFFLFIVGVAMSFSLSKYTNENQVPTEVYGKVLRRVAILFLLGLFLNGFWNKGIWTFDLSSIRIMGVLQRISLSYLFASLVVLILPTKLQWVKAISLLIVYWLLMMYFPVPEYGAGVLTREGNFGAFFDRLIIPKAHLYKGDGFNFLGDPEGLFGTISATVSVLAGYFTGQWIRKEPVQSRTTIGLALFGIGCLILGWIWGWQFPINKKIWTSSYVIFTTGWALLLLAGCYEVVEVRRWRKWGKPFEVMGMNAIALFVASVLLIKILVRTKIGTPDKALTTYEWIYQNIFASWAGAVNGSLIFAIATVGLWMGVAYIMYNRGWLIKV from the coding sequence ATGCGCTTAACCTCCCTAGATATTTTTCGTGGCATAACCATTGCAGGTATGATACTTGTGAATATGGCAAGTATTGCAGAACCCAATGTTTACCCCGCATTGTTGCACGCAGAATGGCATGGTTGCACCCTTGCAGACTTAGTTTTTCCCTTCTTTCTCTTCATCGTCGGTGTTGCTATGAGTTTTTCTCTCTCCAAATACACCAACGAAAATCAAGTTCCCACCGAAGTATATGGCAAAGTTTTGCGTCGTGTGGCAATTCTCTTTTTATTAGGTTTATTCCTGAATGGATTTTGGAATAAGGGAATATGGACATTTGATTTGAGTAGCATCCGGATTATGGGGGTGCTACAACGTATCAGTTTGTCATACCTCTTCGCTAGCCTTGTAGTACTAATTCTCCCGACCAAATTACAATGGGTCAAGGCAATATCATTACTCATTGTTTACTGGTTATTAATGATGTATTTCCCCGTTCCGGAATATGGTGCGGGTGTTTTAACCAGGGAAGGAAATTTCGGGGCATTTTTCGACCGTTTAATTATTCCCAAAGCACATCTATATAAAGGTGATGGGTTTAACTTTTTAGGTGATCCAGAAGGATTATTTGGCACAATTTCCGCAACAGTTAGTGTTTTAGCTGGCTATTTTACAGGTCAATGGATACGCAAAGAGCCAGTACAATCACGCACTACTATCGGGTTAGCATTATTTGGTATTGGTTGCTTAATTCTCGGCTGGATATGGGGTTGGCAGTTCCCGATTAACAAAAAAATCTGGACAAGCTCCTATGTCATATTTACCACGGGATGGGCATTGTTACTGCTAGCAGGTTGTTACGAAGTTGTAGAAGTCCGACGGTGGCGCAAGTGGGGTAAACCCTTTGAAGTGATGGGAATGAACGCGATCGCCCTGTTTGTCGCTTCAGTTTTACTGATTAAAATCCTAGTCAGAACCAAAATCGGTACCCCAGACAAAGCACTCACGACCTACGAATGGATCTATCAAAATATCTTTGCATCTTGGGCAGGAGCAGTCAACGGTTCCTTAATTTTTGCCATTGCAACGGTAGGGTTGTGGATGGGAGTCGCTTACATCATGTACAATCGCGGCTGGCTGATTAAAGTATAA